One window of Phalacrocorax carbo chromosome 1, bPhaCar2.1, whole genome shotgun sequence genomic DNA carries:
- the CDX2 gene encoding homeobox protein CDX-2 — protein sequence MYVSYLLEKDGPMYPGPVRHSGGLNLAAQNFVGAPQYADYGGYHVNLDSAQSPGPAWPAPYAAPLRDDWGAYGQGAPAAAGAVHGLNGGSPAAAMAYSPADYHHHHHHHHPHAHHHAGPAPHCSAGVMQPLNAAANAAAPEPLSPGGQRRGLCEWMRKPAQTPLSSQVKTRTKDKYRVVYTDHQRLELEKEFHYSRYITIRRKAELASNLGLSERQVKIWFQNRRAKERKINKKKLQQAQPGGAEPLSPGAPLQGPAAGAAAAGLGPAVPQ from the exons ATGTACGTGAGCTACCTCCTGGAGAAGGACGGGCCCATGTACCCCGGCCCGGTGCGACATTCGGGGGGGCTCAACCTGGCGGCGCAGAACTTCGTGGGCGCCCCGCAGTACGCGGACTACGGGGGCTACCATGTGAACCTCGACAGCGCCCAGTCCCCCGGCCCGGCCTGGCCGGCGCCTtacgccgccccgctccgcgaCGACTGGGGCGCCTACGGCCAAGGGGCGCCGGCAGCCGCCGGCGCCGTCCACGGCCTCAACGGCGgttcccccgccgccgccatggcctACAGCCCCGCCgactaccaccaccaccaccaccaccaccacccgcACGCCCACCACCacgccggccccgcgccccacTGCTCCGCCGGGGTCATGCAGCCCCTCAACGCCGCCGCCAACGCCGCCGCCCCGGAGCCGCTCTCCCCcggcgggcagcgccgcggCCTCTGCGAGTGGATGAGGAAGCCGGCGCAGACCCCGCTCAGCAGCCAGG TTAAAACCAGGACGAAAGACAAGTACCGCGTCGTGTACACCGACCACCAGcggctggagctggagaaggagtTTCACTACAGTCGCTACATCACCATCAGGAGGAAAGCGGAGCTGGCCTCCAACCTGGGGCTGTCGGAGAGGCAG GTGAAAATCTGGTTCCAGAACAGGCGGGCGAAGGAGAGGAAGATCAACAagaagaagctgcagcaggCGCAGCCCGGCGGGGCGGAGCCGCTCAGCCCCGGGGCCCCGCTGCAGGGTCCCGCagcgggggcggccgccgccgggctGGGCCCCGCCGTCCCCCAGTGA